A segment of the Lycium ferocissimum isolate CSIRO_LF1 chromosome 5, AGI_CSIRO_Lferr_CH_V1, whole genome shotgun sequence genome:
ATTATAAACTCCTTAAGGACGGTGAATACGTTATTCAAATCTCTATTTTTGTTGCCGCAATTTTTTCCAACATAGTGTAATGCTATCAAGTATGGCGGAAGATGATAAGTATGTGAAAGATGGAACGGTGGATTATAAAAACAATCCAGCACTCAAGGAGGACACTGGAACTTGGAGAGCTTGCCCCTACATCCTTGGTACTCCAATTAATTTCTCATATACTTCGAGCagcattatttttcaaaaagaatggGCGAAGTTACATATTTGGCCAGTCGGCACGCCAATAATAATTACTTCTGCTAGTCAAATATACTTAAACTATACACTAATTAGTTCGTGCATAATATCTGCTGACTATTATTAGGGGCGGTTCGACTATAAGGCCAATAAAGCAATCGCTTGGGGCCTCGATTTTTTGGAGCCCCGTTTTTTCtttaaagatgtattttatatatgcCTCAACCGAAAGAAGTTTTTCAATAGCTAAATCATCAATTGAAAAGGAATTGTTAGAACAAATCGAttataaaatagtaattaatgATTTCGCATCTAAAAAAGCTGGAAAAGTagattttataataaaaatatacgTGACGatctttcctttaaaaaaaaattagggcaTCTGTTTgaagtttggctttaggcccccCATGTTGTTGAGACGGGCCTGACTATTATATACTAATTATGTATAGCTTGTgcatattataagtatattatacATCTGCTGACTACTATTATTTTCTGTGGAGTCTATTcagtataaaaattaaaaaaaaaaaaaatcatgctggcgtaattatttttttctcattgaTTTCGGATCTTCATTTACAGGAAATGAATGCTGTGAGAGATTGGCATATTATGGGATTAATACAAATCTAGTGAATTATCTCAAGTTTCAGATGAATGAGAGTAGTGTTGTGGCGGTTAATAATGTGACAAATTGGTCAGGGACGTGCTATGTGACTCCATTGCTAGGTGCATTTTTGGCTGATGCCTATTTGGGAAGATACTGGACAATTGCTGCCTTCTCAATCATCTATGTCTTTGTAAGCTGCTTCTTTTTATATGCTttacatattttcttttaatttggtCTTTGCATGACAaagattcaaagaaaattaAGTCCATCACCAAGCAATTCGAGAAAACAAGAAGTCATCACTTTTTTAAGTACATAGACATCCCTTTAAACTTGtcaatatttttcctttagacATATTGACTAAGGTCACGGCCTATTGACGTTTTctttcttccccccttttttttaaggcCTATTGACCACCATATAATTTATTGAATGTGTCTATTAAATGTACGTCTTGCTGATATGGCAGATCACGTTTTCCCCTGCTTGCAATTGAGATCGCCGGTAAAAGTTGTAGTTTAGGCCTTTTCTGGTAGCTATCTTTTCTTTAGCAAAATTCTTTTCAACCCTTCTCCTTTACGTGGACTGGGTTGGTTCGGGGGTTTTAAATACCAAACTAAATTAGTTGTGTCGGGTTTTTAAttctataaaccaaaccaagcCAACAAAAGCCAGGTTGTTCAACCTCGGggttttcgggtttttttttttcttccggAAAACTCTTCATGCAAAACATATACTTagcttttacttcaaatatttctttaatccTAGTAAGagacaactatataattaaggtgtttcttaagaaaataacacaaaatgtgagatgactGATAacattataataaaatattcaacaaaaagataatgaaatcgcataaaataaatattgctaattaataaggccataatgaaaatgatcataatctaagaCTAtaaagtcatgctaaaataagtacggatAATAAGTTTTAATCACATgacaaaggaaaataaaatcaagttatgtattttcactgtCTAAAcaaatgcaaaactaaagaatagatatcaaaCATTATTATCATTCCTAGTATTagaatttaatttcttttgttagcattaacattgatttggttttgactttatttgagttactaacatttattagctataaaacttattggactAAGCTTGAAATAacatgttaaaagacaaaaactatgaaaaaacttaagaaatatttataaattacattacagataaataattttatgtataaaatatatttcaaaattgTATACATGTAAAGTCGGGTTGATTTGGTTcggttttactttttttaattaaaaccaaaccaaaccaattataatCGGATTTTTTATCGATTTGATTTagattatcggtttggtgcgattTATCAGTtttctttgtacacccctatCTTCTCCTACTTCTTCCATAataggtcttttttttttttttttgaacccaGAATTAAAATGTCTTAAGTGAAAATATTATTCTCTTAGTTCCAATTTTATGACATCGTGTTTGAATGACACGAAGAGTAAGAAACATGTCGTACACTTTTTTGTGGCCATAAAATCATGTCTTTAAGAGTAAAATAGAAAACtcaaattgttttaaatatagATAGGTATTATTGGATccggctcctctccatttctcttatctctacttttttttttcttcagttcTAGCTTAAATTGGGCCACATGACATATGTTagaattaatggctaagattGATCTAACTAAAACAAGACCCTAATCATGTTTTagataattaataacttttatataaatatatttaaaacttttctctctcttcctactttttcttttcctacGATATCTATTTGCTTCCTTATCAGTTCACCCCATTATTTCTTCCATTTGGCGCTTGTTTGGATTAGCTGAGaaaaagtggcttttaagcataactgcttaaagtactttttaagtctttgaaagttattttataaataagcagtcaCGTGTTtagataaaagtgcttaaagggtttttagaagTTAATATTGGAATTACTAGAAAATACACgggataaaagggtaaagttgttggtcaaatTAGAATGagggtaaagttgttggtctaattaaaatggcttttaagccaaaaataaaaaaaagttggggttgagcaacttcttagttttggcttattttaaaccttattcatttaatttaagctgttttctatttttgccaaacacccaaataagttaaaaatgacttataagctgatttgaccaacttataagccaaaccAAGCGGGTTCTAAGTTAATCTCTTTTCTCCCTATTCGTGCCAAAACTATTTTTGAATGTTCCATATACAATATTCGTTGTAATGTTATTACAATTGCAGTGATGCCgtgtattttttctttttttctttttctttttctggagTCCAAATAAAAAACAAACGTTAAATTGCTTCATCCATAATTTTTTCACTACTTGAAGAAGTTGTTCcgtgtattttttttgttttgttggaaTCAAAGTTAAAAACCGCTTTGTAGACGATGTAATAATCCTAATAGGTATTTTGTCTTGTCGGAGTAGGAAATGagttaaaatataatattaaatgtATAATAGTCCATATTCAAAAgtaaatggaatgaatttagaagcgaatctaggatttctagaacggaaaagggccaaatataacCCTCGGTAtattttgggttcaaatatacccttgtcgttatactattggttcaaatatatcccttCTCCGTTAAAGTTATTCAAGGTGGACATTCAGTCCTACATAGCACTAACATTTCATTCggtggatgccacgtggcatgccacctcaccaccctTAACCCATTTTACCTCACCCCTCTATTTGTTcctccaccactaaaatttcctTCCCCTACACCACTATTGGAGATCGTCGGAAACTTTTTTAAGGACCCAGATCACCTGCTCTCCACCACTGCTGATGTTATTTGATGTTCGTTACTGTAAACCAAAAAACTTACTCCGCTACATCGGGTTATCGATGGATTCAAAGATCATGTATAATCAACCTTAAATTCAATGAGATTCGGGAGCTCGAACAAcctaattgaattataatagtAGGTGATTGAAGAGAAAGGAAATTATCTAACTATTCCCCTAATAGATGGTGAATGGTGGAGTGATGTCCCTAAATACGATTTTAGTAAAAGGTGCTTCCACAACAAAAATTTAACCTTGATACACAATTATGTAATCTGATTTCttataaaataatatcaattaatttgagatcatggtCTTGAAAATAATTTCGTAGTTAATCCCAAATGTTTATGGAAGAAGACTGTCAACACCAACGGGGTCACACTATATACCTTCAATGTATCCCCAGATACAGAGGTGGTGATGGTGACGGTAATGGTGGTGgataggggtgtacaaagcaaTCCGGCCGACAAACCGTACCAAACCGATAATTCGaccaaatcgagaaaaaaatttgactagtggtttggttttaaaaagaaaaacccgaacactattgatttggtttggtttgaactaaagaaagtcaaaccgaatcaaaccaaccgacattacatttataaaatttcaaacatattttatacataaaaatatttatttataatgtaatttaaatgtttctttaactctttcatagtttttttttttgtcttttaacatattatttcaagctttgaaattggaattttgaatggtccaaTAAGTTTATAGCCCAAtgatatttgtaaataaaaaaaaactcaacaaaaatcaaatcaatactaatgctaacaaaagtaaTTCATATCTAATactggaatgacaataatgttgatatctattctttagttttatattagtttagaaagtgaaaatacataacctaattttatttttttctttaatagctagtcatgtaattaatacttattagccgtacttattttagcatgacttactacttttagattatgataactttatattatgcaatttcactaatttttttcgttgaatattttagtacaatgtcatctctCATAATTTCacgttttgtgttattttcttaataaatatcttaattagatagtcgtatcttactaggactaaagaaatagttgaagtacaagttatatgttttatatgaagactttacccaaaaaaacccaaaaaatccgagcaacccgaaaaaaccgagaaaacccgagattgaaaaacccgacttttgttggttgatttggtttataaatttaaaaacccgatgcaattggtttggtttggtctttaaaaaattcgaaccaacccggtccatgtacacccctagtggTGGATGGAGAGGAGATGGTAGTGGTGGAAGAAAGGGGGAAGAAAGGGTTAAATGGGTTGGGGTGGTGCGGTGGCATGTCATGGGGTGTCCATCTCACCGAGTTGTCAGTGTCACGTCAAACCTAGTGGACACCTTGGACAATTTTAGCGGAAGAGGGATATATTTGGACTGAAAGTATAACGgtggggtatatttgaaccgaAAGTATAACGACGGTGTCATGACCCAAGTAGCCATGAGTGGAACCTACATTAATCCCCCAGTGTGTGAACCATCCCCTTACCCAATTATCAAAtcattttaaacaattataaattGATAACCAGAATTAAATCATAAaactgtctagtcatgccatcaataaataaaagtgcGAAAATCTAACTACTACATTCCCAaagatccgaaagtcatcgtacaaggactctaaaacataaactgtctaaggaaataacaactgtctgaaataacataagtaatatctggaatgaaagtagacatcaataagagaagatcttcaggcggcttTGCATGGATAGGAGCTTACCCTCAAATCTACCTGAAACTGGCCtcacgctaaatatgaggtctggtagatgtctctggatcacaatctgcactaaaaagaatgcaacaagatagtatcagtataaacactatgtaccggtagatatcataggccgattaagattagtatcatgcataaatcCATAAAATCAATCGAATAGACaaataggcacaacaacacataaccatatGAAATTATCAACGAGAATCATTCAACACCGAAATAAGATAAGCccacataaacaacaatcaataaaagtaactcAACCCATGTCATCACCAACACAACCGTAACTCATgaattatctcaactctgtcatatatccgtacacacatgctaaatggtattgtttgtccaaatagccatgacctgtaggggacctATGTTGTCCATGCACCACTCGCTCGGGAACTgactcggatcacgagcccataactaggccacatcctcaccccccgtcaaatatgccttttcatatttatatgttctttctcatctcaatgtatttccgtttcaacaatcaataaggaatgtgaacaatcaatgaatcaatatcaaggaacataagtcaccatgccacaagtctaTCAAgactcaattcatcaacaacatgaataagggattactccaagtcaacaagaagagtattcattaacttcttctttatcatatcataatagttatcacataatcgatcaatcaatatcaaacttaggaatttccaaccacactttatgtccaaagacctaatcatgctttctcctatcaattttataacatatacaatcaactaatcaaagtctagccctagccttagaaaatagCCACAAGtgttcttgggaactgttttgaagttatgtggggaatgagttcggaataaagaatataaaaagcTAATTCTGCCTCCCGTCGATCGACGTTCGCTACGACTATCCCGCTATAGTGGGAATGGTCCTGCTATGGCAGACCTCATTTAATTTCTCCATTTCCCGCGGCGACGAGCTACGCCCCGCTATGGTGGACTCGCTACAACGGTAATACCACTGCTGCAGCGGTCCAAATCGACCAGTGAGCTCTGGGTTTTTACCtaaaatcccaacaccaatccgAGACCTTACAGACGCAAcccaaacatgcacatatacataaaaacatgctacgggctcacccgtggcctcggaattcccaaggAGGTCTAATTTACCAAGTCACCCCCTAAATGAGCATACAACAAGTTTCAAACAGTGCACAACAACAAATAAATCAAGTTTCAGTTTTTAGACTTCTAATTCTTTGAGTTCTCATTAAGCTCATTTCTATTCTCGGGAAGGTATtagcaagggtaaaatggtcaaagcccccataacgacctagcaGGTCATtacagaggggtatatttggtccTTTCCCGATAGTACAGGGGTGTGTTTGGCCCTTTGCCATTTCTTGAACATGGTGCACCACTAAAAAggtagaagaaaaaggtatttAGCGGATTCGATCACTATTTACTCTTATTTCCTAGGggaaataactcaacattcaataAAATGTACCGTTCAACCCTTCTGGAGCATGAGTGCCAACAAATAATATTAGACCAATTCtacaaaatatgtatataaaatatctAGTTTTGCTGAGCGATCATGGGTTCACGTGCCCCTTTTTTAAACCTAAATTCTTCCTTGAATGAATTGTAGATACGTTATAATCACTCCTAGAAACATAGTattttcccaccgacattcagtgggaaatttgtgttataaaacatgattttcccacctcattcCCACCGAACTAGCTCAGTCGGAAAATGCATGGTGGGAAATAGGTTCCTTTTGAAACGATGGGAAGCTTCATAATTTTTTCGTGTAAAAACACTACTATTTCAAATTTTCCCACCAACATTCAGTGGAAAATAGCCACTAAATATCACTCGTTCTCAAAGTATATAGCTGTAGTAGTCCTTTCTGCCTATTACACTCCTTCGCACTAGTTTTTCAGTGAATGATTAGTGGAAAAATGGAGAATTTTTTGTAGTGaatgtttgtttttttacttggacttcatgaaaaaacaaaaaatgcagGGATTGTTTTTAACTTTGATTCcaacaaaactaaaaaaaaaatacactgaCCAAACTTCTacaagagagagaaaagttttTAATGTATTTATGCACAAGTTACGTTATTTAAATCATGGTTTGGGCCTTgctttagtcaattaaatcttagccattaattctAATTTATGCCATGTGTCCTTAATCTAAGCTAAAAGTTGGGGGAaatggagagaagagaaatggataAGAGCCGGATCTAGTATTACTTTCTTgatagattaaaaaagaaagcgTGTCACATAAAACAAAATGAAGGGAGTACGTAACAAATTTAGAAAGTCGACTATGTATTTTTGCCTTTTCTTATTTAACTTATAGGCACtgatgatataaaaaaaaattacactagcAATTTATTTCAACCTATTGTAGCATGTAACCATATTATATTTCGAGGTCATTAGTCCCACTTTTCATCAGTCAATTACCTGTAGTTACCTTTTAGGTAATGTAGTAACGTAAAAACTATATGAAGTTAAACCACTTTTCTTTtgtggacattttttttttatgaacaaTCTGTTAAGCATGTGGCCTACTCTGCCTAGCAATTTTTCGATGGAACATCAAAATGAATCCAGAGCTTCAATTTATGCAGGGGATGACAGTACTAACATTATCAGCATCAGTGCATGGACTAAAACCACCTTGTGATGACAACAACACTTGTCATCCTAAAGGGATTCAAATTGGAATGTTCTACCTAGGACTTTACCTAATAGCCCTTGGTACTGGTGGAATCAAACCTTGTGTCTCTTCATTTGGAGCAGATCAATTTGATGATTCTGATGAaactgaaaagaagaaaaagagttCTTTCTTCAATTGGTTCTATTTTTCTATTAACATTGGTGCACTTGTTGCTTCCACAGTTCTTGTTTGGATACAAACAAATGTTGGATGGGGTGTGGGATTTGGTATACCTGCTGTTGCTATGGCTATTGCTGTTGTGAGTTTTTTTTCGGGAACAAAATTATATAGGAATCAGAAACCTGGTGGAAGTCCACTTACAAGGATTTTTCAAGTTATTGTTGCCTCttttaagaaaatgaaagtGAAAGTTCCTAGAGACAGTTCTGTTTTGTTTGAAACTACTGCTGATGAAGAATCTGCTGTACAAGGTAGCCGGAAACTTGATCACACTGAACAATTGAGGTATATCTTACAATTTTATACTCTTCATTTGTTTCTTGTTTAATTCGGTTCTTTTCAAAATCTAGCTACTTTTGATGCGTTTTCAGTTGAATTGTATGATTTTCTCATCTTTTTAATTAAGCAGTTAAATAGTACACTTTTAATGAATTATGCGTTAACAAGCCCTCTTAATCGTGTCTGACTCATTTTCTTGGCCCAGCCACgcgaaaaattatttttgataataTATGACGGTGGACTCAAACTCAGGATTCTGCATGGTATGCTATTATGTTGTATCCTGTGATCATCTCATATAAAGCTTAAGTTAAAAGAAAGTTCACTTTCTAATTCATTAATTATGTCTTCTAACATTTCAGTATATAAAGACATAGATCAAGCATGGCCATTTTTGTGTTGCTATCACATGGAGTCATAGTGTTGTAAAAAGTGAAGCCTTGGTTTGCTTAAATGAATGTGTAAAGATCTCTCAAAGATGCAATTTTGGTGAATTGTCTGATCTCATCTTTTACGGAATCGATTCTCTTTGACTGTAGAAGAATATTTCGTTAAGATCTGCCAAAAGTAAAAAACTTGTTAACTATATTTATGTGTCTCTAACCATATACAACATTTTGATGatggatttaacttatatacaccgTACCTTTTATAGTATAAAAGACTTTTATACTATCAGTGTAATTTAACCTATTGTAACTGCTTGATTTTTCAGGTTGTTATTTTTACCAGTTATGATAGTTACCTGTAATTATCTTTTAAGGACATGATAGTGTAAAACATTTACATTCTCTGTGTATAGAGACTTCCTGAAAAGTTCAATGTCTAAATTAGAAAAATGAGACACATTTAAATAAATTGATTGATTTATAATGCTATGTTCTTCATATTTTATCCAGTTTCTTTGATAAGGCAGCAGTGGAGACACAATCAGACAGAGTCAAAGGATCAATTAATCCATGGACCCTTTGCACTGTAACACAAGTGGAAGAACTTAAATCAATCATCAGGTTGTTGCCTATATGGGCAACTGGGATAATCTTTAGCAGTGTGTATAGTCAAATGGGAACCTTATTTGTTCTGCAAGGCAACACAATGGATCTTCACATGACCAATTCCTTTGAAATACCTTCAGCTTCCCTCTCCCTTTTTGACACGATCAGTGTCATTTTTTGGGTACCTGTTTATGACCGTGTCATCGTTCCGTTAGCCAGAAAAATCACTGGTCACAAGAATGGTTTCACTCAGCTACAAAGGATAGCAATTGGGCTAGTCATTTCAATTTTCGCGATGCTGATTGCTGGAACATTGGAAATGGTAAGATTGAGAACCGTAAGACAACATAATTATTACGAAATGAAGCATATCCCTATGTCAATTTTCTGGCAAGTTCCTCAATATTTCGTCATAGGTTGTGCTGAGGTTTTTACATTCATTGGACAATTGGAATTCTTCTATGAGCAAGCTCCTGATGCTATGAGAAGTTTATGTTCGGCTCTTTCCCTTATAACGACCGCGCTCGGGAATTATCTGAGTACCCTTTTGGTCAATATTGTTACAGATATGAGTACTAGGCATGGTGGTCCTGGTTGGATTCCTGACAATTTGAACTATGGTCACCTACATTACTTCTTCTGGCTTTTGGCTGTGCTAAGTGTGCTCAATTTCGGGTTCTTTCTGTTTGTTGCAAAATTTTATACCTACAAGAAGGCAATAGCTCCATCTTCATGATTAATTCAATTTGTAACAGGATTATAAGGATGTTATCCAACATCCTCATAATTAGTGGTCCTCTGTTTCTGCAAACTATAACATTGTGTTCAagattcttgattttcttgtaattttcTCTATGGAATTGCAACTTCTTATTGGATTTTTTAGGTATGAGTGGAGAATGGAAAGGGATGTTGTCCTTCATTGcatgaagagaaaaaagttTTTGTACTTATATTAAATAtttcctccgtcccaaaaagattgtcttagtttgacttgtcacggagtttaagaaataatggaagacttttgaaatgtgtggtccaaaacaagatTTAGATATTTGTAtagctgtaaatcatctcataaagttaaaatgtttctaaatatagaaatgtgtcaatGCTTTTGGGTCAAACtaataagaaaagtaagacaatctttttgagacggagggagtaacaattTTACTAGCTCTTAAAGAGTTGATGAGAAGAAGGCAAGtgatagttccaagtgcattcgtgttttgatgatcaTCAAACTATTTCAAAAGCTATTCTTCTGGTTCACACAGAAGCGATATTATGTTGCTAACATGTTACAGGTGCCTTGACAATGATGGTCTGCTTCGCAGGAGGAACAAGTAGGAAGctggttctcagggggaacatcagtttatgagtttgtcataaaaaaaatgggGAGATTGATAGTCCCAaatgcattcgtgttttgatgattgtcaaactgtttcACAACCAGACAGAGACACAGTCTATACTGCGCTCTCGTGCACCTGCATGCTTTCGGCGAGAGAACGGCTAGGCACACGAAATACGCggtgagttggcccatgctttaggtcaaagtgaataagtggtctctatccaccccacatgctcccactatatatatgtcacgacccaatttggctaagtcgtgcgggcacttaccttttccacctcgatAAGAGAACCTTCAACCCAAcagaaataaagacataaataaataaatcaatcaagCGGTAGAGAATAATCACGTAAGTCTTACAATAATATATAGTAGAAATTGTgcggaaataaggaaatacccccagggtctggtctaagccatacaagagcatctaagtgaacatatacaagtctggaatataaaTATACATCAAATCTATCTATCTCTCAGaatagaaaagtaagacataattagaagagtcttcaaggcagcgaacgtctcgtgctcaccctgtacaCTCGAAGTAGTCCTGATAGCGACTATCAACCAGGGGAGACGGAGGAAGACctaacctggtactctgcattcataaaagaatgcagtaagTGTAGATCAGTAGAAaatcacagtactggtaggtatcataggctgactaagtatagctaacataatccagacaataaagcaagataggcaaaatcaacaagtataagtcaaacataattgaaaccaagtacacgtcatcgcctaagtagaacatctaaacccaaatgtgccaagtctcaatatgacCAATTcaaaaccaacatcacaagtaaagcaccaaaccatctcaatataagccatgatgcaatgcaatgcaataatgtatgaatgcaaatgcaatgccacgtaatgctgtgtacacatgtactccggacggaatacctccacgtcttggtagcacaacccaaggtgacttgCGAAGTCTAATTGCCactcatcccggatctttgcccaacagacagacgagactccaaatctttgcccacggagggTTCTCACCTGCACCAcactgggggacccgcggagttcattgactcactcaatccacgatttcgggACAAACATTAGATAtcagactctcacatcactctcatccaaaaACCCaacccagctcatcacagtgtttcatcaagtaccataatgtatcaacagtatttaatgaaggatgagaatgcgtccaatgtatgtgtcaacatcaataatcagatcaatatcacaagtaccaacataggtgtgccaacaatatcatgaaagactacacaagtcatatggaactctatcctcgtatcaacattaACAAGTGAGGTACTATAATATCAGAATCAAGATTGAACAACAgttcccaatatctactatctatcacgtggcatcaagccaatcaTAATAGAACAaacaatcacaacacaacggggtggctagccccaatcacacaacagggcccaacctaaggcaatatccaacccaacttcatacccgaaggtttacatgatgtctccgacaatatcatgtaaatatatgcttcgctacacgaagtctcaccaagggtgaGCCAtgacctacctggatggccgaacaacaagcaccaacaatcactctttagccttgcccttccgctgagcctcaagaacaaaaaagtataggcatattcgaaatctggattagaaatcatgaagaacgatacctatattgctatcattcaaattaggtcaaaaccaaccctagaatttggagaaacggtgcccacaaggtcaaaacgaaAAATTCAggggtaaaatatcaaattaagcagtAGGTGATCAgaacccaacaactaattgct
Coding sequences within it:
- the LOC132058450 gene encoding protein NRT1/ PTR FAMILY 8.1-like codes for the protein MLSSMAEDDKYVKDGTVDYKNNPALKEDTGTWRACPYILGNECCERLAYYGINTNLVNYLKFQMNESSVVAVNNVTNWSGTCYVTPLLGAFLADAYLGRYWTIAAFSIIYVFGMTVLTLSASVHGLKPPCDDNNTCHPKGIQIGMFYLGLYLIALGTGGIKPCVSSFGADQFDDSDETEKKKKSSFFNWFYFSINIGALVASTVLVWIQTNVGWGVGFGIPAVAMAIAVVSFFSGTKLYRNQKPGGSPLTRIFQVIVASFKKMKVKVPRDSSVLFETTADEESAVQGSRKLDHTEQLSFFDKAAVETQSDRVKGSINPWTLCTVTQVEELKSIIRLLPIWATGIIFSSVYSQMGTLFVLQGNTMDLHMTNSFEIPSASLSLFDTISVIFWVPVYDRVIVPLARKITGHKNGFTQLQRIAIGLVISIFAMLIAGTLEMVRLRTVRQHNYYEMKHIPMSIFWQVPQYFVIGCAEVFTFIGQLEFFYEQAPDAMRSLCSALSLITTALGNYLSTLLVNIVTDMSTRHGGPGWIPDNLNYGHLHYFFWLLAVLSVLNFGFFLFVAKFYTYKKAIAPSS